Proteins encoded in a region of the Gammaproteobacteria bacterium genome:
- a CDS encoding mandelate racemase/muconate lactonizing enzyme family protein, with protein sequence MQRRQFLSRLATAAIPFTFPSLGLAQSDRPRITAIQVHRMRSLGDTGMMESAWAPGRPSMRRIGGGTVTEIFTDQGISGLAPGMSQAGLRQMRALLIGQDPFDNEALGHRMRYTNGAASNWRDVGCAEIALWDIVGKVAQQPLYKLWGAHKDKVPAYASMIQLSTPEERADMAVRLQAEGWQGMKIRLHHPDMSEDIRTIERVRAAVGDDFTIMTDANQAQSSGIWQPGVQWDFTRALDTARALKELGVYWLEEPLRRYDFEGLAELNRLADIPLAGGENNQGVQEFLWILEKQVYDILQPEILVTEGVQGLRAVAALALAHHKLVIPHHGGAQLGTVAQLHLIGTWPHCPWVEILHDPPIAPYSNGFAIMENPPSVDAEGFMAMPQGPGLGVEIRRDLIEPV encoded by the coding sequence ATGCAGCGACGCCAGTTTCTATCACGACTCGCCACGGCGGCGATTCCGTTCACCTTTCCTTCGCTGGGTCTGGCCCAGAGTGACCGTCCACGAATAACCGCTATACAAGTACATCGCATGAGGTCTCTTGGCGACACAGGGATGATGGAATCGGCCTGGGCCCCGGGCCGACCCTCGATGCGGCGCATAGGCGGCGGTACGGTAACGGAAATATTTACCGACCAGGGTATCAGTGGACTTGCCCCCGGAATGAGTCAGGCAGGACTCAGGCAGATGCGTGCGCTGCTGATCGGCCAGGATCCGTTCGACAATGAGGCACTGGGTCATCGGATGCGCTATACCAATGGTGCGGCGTCTAACTGGCGCGATGTAGGCTGTGCGGAAATTGCGCTCTGGGATATCGTCGGCAAGGTGGCTCAGCAACCGTTGTATAAACTGTGGGGTGCCCATAAAGACAAGGTACCGGCCTATGCCAGTATGATTCAGCTTTCCACGCCCGAAGAACGTGCCGATATGGCTGTACGCCTGCAGGCTGAGGGTTGGCAGGGTATGAAGATCCGCCTGCATCACCCGGATATGTCCGAAGACATCCGCACCATCGAGCGAGTTCGTGCTGCGGTGGGCGATGATTTCACCATTATGACCGATGCCAACCAGGCCCAGTCCAGTGGTATCTGGCAACCCGGCGTGCAATGGGATTTTACCCGAGCGCTCGATACGGCCAGGGCGCTGAAAGAGCTCGGCGTGTACTGGCTGGAGGAGCCGCTGCGGCGCTATGATTTTGAAGGCCTGGCCGAGCTGAATCGGCTGGCTGACATTCCTCTGGCCGGCGGCGAAAACAACCAGGGCGTGCAGGAATTCCTGTGGATTCTTGAGAAGCAGGTGTATGACATTCTGCAGCCCGAGATCCTCGTTACGGAGGGCGTACAAGGCTTGCGCGCGGTTGCCGCACTGGCGCTGGCCCATCATAAGCTGGTGATTCCCCATCATGGCGGTGCGCAACTGGGTACCGTCGCCCAATTACACCTGATAGGAACCTGGCCCCATTGTCCCTGGGTAGAGATCCTCCATGATCCACCCATTGCCCCTTACTCGAACGGCTTCGCCATCATGGAGAACCCGCCAAGTGTGGATGCCGAGGGTTTTATGGCCATGCCCCAGGGACCTGGACTTGGTGTGGAGATTCGCCGGGATCTGATCGAACCGGTGTAA
- a CDS encoding isocitrate lyase/phosphoenolpyruvate mutase family protein, translating to MNAHQTRCQEFRELHRQCNGWIIPNPWDVGSARLLAALGFKALATTSAGLAFSLGKVDGAVTMTEMVAHCSALTAAARVPVNADFENGYAENLKQMVANITQLAATGVAGISIEDFSRDRQVIYPLTQATERVHAAAEAIAATGLPIMLTARAESLLRGGDEIDNVIERLQAYEKAGADVLYAPAIRSLDTLRTVTGSLNRPFNVLASFLPGESLATLAAAGANRVSVGSALTYAAMAPLLEAGREMLVQGTFSWMEKAPGGADIRYLLDS from the coding sequence ATGAACGCCCACCAGACCCGCTGTCAGGAATTCCGGGAATTACATCGTCAATGTAATGGCTGGATTATCCCGAACCCATGGGATGTGGGTTCCGCCCGTCTGCTCGCAGCCCTTGGCTTCAAGGCGCTCGCCACTACCAGCGCGGGCCTGGCTTTCTCACTCGGTAAGGTGGATGGTGCCGTGACAATGACTGAAATGGTGGCTCACTGCAGCGCTCTCACCGCGGCTGCCCGGGTGCCGGTCAATGCTGATTTTGAAAATGGTTATGCCGAGAATCTGAAACAGATGGTTGCGAATATCACTCAATTGGCCGCGACCGGTGTGGCGGGAATTTCGATCGAAGATTTCAGCCGGGATCGACAGGTGATCTATCCATTGACACAGGCAACCGAGCGGGTGCATGCGGCCGCAGAGGCCATCGCGGCCACCGGCTTACCCATCATGCTTACCGCGCGGGCTGAAAGCCTGCTGCGCGGAGGCGATGAAATAGACAATGTTATCGAACGCCTGCAGGCTTATGAGAAAGCCGGTGCGGATGTGCTTTACGCGCCGGCAATCCGCTCGCTCGACACCCTGCGAACCGTCACCGGCAGTCTCAACCGGCCGTTCAATGTGCTTGCCTCGTTTTTGCCGGGCGAGAGTCTGGCTACCCTGGCGGCGGCTGGAGCAAACAGGGTTAGCGTAGGCAGCGCACTGACTTACGCGGCAATGGCACCGTTGCTGGAGGCAGGGCGTGAGATGCTGGTGCAGGGCACTTTCAGCTGGATGGAAAAGGCGCCAGGTGGCGCCGATATCAGGTATCTGTTGGATTCATAA
- a CDS encoding YbhB/YbcL family Raf kinase inhibitor-like protein: protein MKKLISTASALTALVLSFSLFAQDMPDTIAVSSSAFDHHGMVPLANSAYGDNTSIDLAWSNLPAGTVQLAVICDDPKVVELGMMPTPFVHWVAYNIPASAAGLPAGLPVDAEVSGIAGLDGMINGVNGTRRTGYFGPRPPANGQLHAYHFRVYALDADLGLEPGLNKDQLLAAVDGHVLGTGMLMGHYEHKE from the coding sequence ATGAAAAAATTGATTTCCACGGCCAGCGCGCTGACAGCCTTAGTGCTGTCGTTCTCGCTATTCGCCCAGGACATGCCTGATACTATCGCTGTCTCCAGTTCCGCCTTCGATCACCACGGTATGGTGCCATTGGCAAACTCGGCCTATGGCGACAATACCTCCATCGACCTTGCCTGGTCGAACCTGCCGGCAGGCACGGTACAACTGGCTGTGATCTGTGATGATCCCAAAGTCGTGGAGCTTGGCATGATGCCAACGCCTTTCGTCCATTGGGTCGCCTACAACATTCCTGCCAGCGCCGCCGGGCTTCCGGCCGGATTGCCCGTGGATGCGGAAGTCAGCGGGATTGCCGGACTCGATGGCATGATCAACGGCGTCAACGGTACGCGTCGAACTGGTTATTTCGGCCCGCGACCGCCAGCCAATGGTCAACTGCACGCCTATCATTTCCGGGTTTATGCGCTGGATGCCGACCTGGGGCTGGAGCCAGGGCTCAATAAAGATCAGCTACTGGCAGCAGTCGACGGCCATGTGCTGGGCACCGGCATGCTGATGGGACACTACGAACACAAAGAATAA